One Campylobacteraceae bacterium DNA window includes the following coding sequences:
- a CDS encoding FliM/FliN family flagellar motor switch protein produces the protein MASDLSNIIKEELSNTLEQLLSKSFTINSTKNAVASDISSTQSIEVAIKFSFKDQVSNWKFYIPTSSATKFEYLMLGGMGDLKEHIDDEIADAINEIISNVCGSISTSINAQGFDDIGSIKSEVLKSSIIEISALPFGDNTFDFDISMDDEKVSVLINFDDVILPFIAEITGKEVEKTLETVENAASSTAPAAEAPSALSSEVSSVAALLNDTSAKNLKLLFDIKLRLSVRLGRKIFLLKDILRWDIGEIIELEQMVNEPLEILVNGIKIGEGEAVIVEGKFGLKIKNIGNEMTRLSQIGLG, from the coding sequence TTGGCATCAGATTTATCAAATATTATTAAAGAAGAGCTTTCTAATACCTTAGAACAGTTGTTATCAAAAAGTTTCACTATTAATTCAACTAAAAATGCTGTGGCTTCTGATATTAGCTCTACACAAAGTATAGAAGTTGCTATTAAGTTTTCTTTTAAAGATCAAGTAAGTAATTGGAAATTTTATATACCTACTAGCAGTGCTACAAAATTTGAATACTTAATGTTAGGCGGAATGGGCGATTTAAAAGAGCATATAGATGATGAAATTGCAGATGCAATTAATGAAATCATTTCAAATGTTTGTGGTTCTATTTCTACTTCAATTAATGCCCAAGGTTTTGATGATATTGGAAGTATTAAATCAGAAGTCCTTAAGTCTTCAATAATAGAGATTTCGGCTCTTCCTTTTGGAGATAATACGTTTGATTTTGATATTTCAATGGACGATGAAAAAGTTTCCGTTTTAATTAATTTCGATGATGTAATATTACCTTTTATAGCTGAAATCACAGGAAAAGAAGTAGAAAAAACGCTTGAAACTGTTGAAAACGCAGCTTCCAGTACTGCACCAGCTGCTGAAGCACCTTCTGCTTTAAGCAGCGAGGTTTCTTCCGTTGCTGCTTTATTAAATGACACTTCTGCAAAAAACTTAAAACTGCTCTTTGATATAAAACTTAGATTAAGCGTACGCTTAGGAAGAAAGATATTTTTGTTAAAAGATATCTTGCGTTGGGATATTGGTGAAATTATTGAGTTAGAACAAATGGTGAATGAACCTTTAGAAATTTTGGTTAATGGAATTAAAATTGGAGAAGGTGAAGCCGTTATTGTTGAAGGAAAGTTTGGTTTAAAGATTAAGAACATTGGAAATGAAATGACACGCTTAAGTCAAATTGGATTAGGATAA
- a CDS encoding MotA/TolQ/ExbB proton channel family protein, whose protein sequence is MDKSTVIGLGAGWSFVALAIVLGGVGFGPYMDIPSVIIVIGGTTAVTAGQFESADLKRFTPALKAAFNEVKVEPLPELVEKITFYATEIKKHGVMQIEQKILEEKNPFFKEAFQLLVDGTKPDVLVPMLELKNEHLDNRHGIMIALFGNIGGTAGAMGMIGTLVGLVAMLANLSDPAAVGPAMAVALLTTMYGALIGTLFAGIIESKLAQKHKVEITANEVVIAGTAMIASEESIGNIKMKLNAILVEIPE, encoded by the coding sequence ATGGATAAAAGTACCGTTATTGGACTTGGAGCTGGATGGAGTTTTGTTGCATTAGCAATTGTTCTTGGAGGGGTTGGTTTTGGTCCTTATATGGATATTCCTTCTGTTATTATTGTTATTGGAGGAACAACTGCTGTAACTGCTGGCCAATTTGAAAGCGCTGATTTAAAAAGATTTACTCCTGCTCTTAAAGCTGCTTTTAATGAGGTAAAAGTAGAACCACTTCCTGAGTTAGTAGAAAAAATCACTTTTTATGCAACTGAAATAAAAAAACATGGGGTTATGCAAATTGAGCAAAAAATCCTAGAAGAAAAAAATCCTTTTTTTAAAGAAGCTTTTCAATTATTAGTAGATGGCACAAAACCAGATGTTTTAGTACCAATGCTAGAGCTTAAAAATGAACACTTGGACAATAGACATGGAATAATGATTGCATTATTTGGTAATATTGGGGGAACAGCAGGGGCTATGGGAATGATTGGAACGCTTGTTGGTTTAGTTGCAATGCTTGCCAATTTATCTGATCCTGCTGCTGTTGGGCCGGCTATGGCTGTTGCTTTACTTACAACCATGTACGGTGCATTAATTGGTACACTATTTGCAGGTATCATTGAAAGTAAATTGGCTCAAAAACATAAGGTTGAGATAACTGCGAATGAAGTAGTTATTGCGGGAACTGCTATGATTGCTTCTGAAGAATCTATTGGTAATATTAAAATGAAACTAAATGCAATTTTAGTTGAAATACCTGAATAG
- a CDS encoding rod-binding protein: MDINTNISLQNLNSENLKKVDASKLEDKAIRAVSNDFEAFFTQQLLDISLKETNVAGEGVGADIFKGMYTDAISRNSAGSFGISDMLYEFLSRENKKGSNNDK; this comes from the coding sequence ATGGATATTAATACAAATATTAGTTTACAGAATTTAAACAGTGAGAATCTTAAAAAAGTAGATGCCAGTAAACTTGAAGATAAAGCCATTAGAGCAGTAAGCAATGACTTTGAAGCATTTTTCACTCAGCAACTATTAGATATATCTCTAAAAGAGACAAATGTTGCAGGAGAAGGTGTGGGAGCTGATATTTTTAAAGGAATGTACACAGATGCAATTTCTAGAAACTCAGCAGGTAGTTTTGGTATTTCGGATATGCTTTATGAGTTTTTAAGCAGAGAAAACAAAAAAGGCAGTAATAATGATAAATAA
- a CDS encoding flagellin, with product MEVGRIPDIDNAKISNVEKIQKVPEVDDNPKVKDNEEHKKANKEVVVDLPNEIIIDNVKFGYNKASQDFFIKVTRGEAEYRFPTEDMMKVKAHLLAKVAEVLDKG from the coding sequence ATGGAAGTTGGAAGAATACCAGATATTGACAATGCAAAAATAAGCAATGTTGAAAAAATACAAAAAGTCCCTGAAGTTGATGATAATCCAAAAGTCAAAGACAATGAAGAACATAAAAAAGCGAATAAAGAAGTTGTAGTTGACTTACCCAATGAAATTATTATTGATAATGTTAAGTTCGGTTATAACAAAGCTTCACAAGATTTTTTTATTAAAGTTACAAGAGGTGAAGCAGAATACCGCTTTCCTACAGAAGATATGATGAAAGTAAAAGCGCATTTATTAGCAAAAGTTGCTGAAGTGTTAGATAAAGGTTAA
- the flhF gene encoding flagellar biosynthesis protein FlhF, with translation MNMLSFLGRTPTIALKKAQEECGEEAIVISTKKISSKADNGEDMYEVMVALEDEYDAKFESKFTKKILTKNDDKHSNKKDKKFAASVYDFRTEILKMQDSIAQVQESLWHPKSQLFDLSIPIEFAAMYNLFEKNEFDQEMTYTIMKKTIKQFPVQMKSNNKKVKDFFKLILRRIIPIKHEVPLRKHQRKIMMMVGPTGVGKTTTIAKLAARYAYKLGQNYKVGIITLDSFRVGAIEQLQAYTNIMRLPLEVVKKPEELVEALLRLKDCNYIFIDTAGSSQYDVDKIEMINEYQNRVDEIPIDKILVLPANVKQSDLLDIYTNYSRLNINYLTFTKLDETKSFGNLISFSHKTKKSIIYFSIGQNVPDDLIVADASYLIECFSQCKLARR, from the coding sequence ATGAATATGCTCTCTTTTTTAGGAAGAACACCAACTATTGCTTTGAAAAAAGCTCAAGAAGAGTGTGGAGAAGAAGCAATTGTAATTTCTACAAAAAAAATATCTTCAAAAGCTGATAATGGTGAAGATATGTATGAAGTTATGGTTGCTTTAGAAGATGAATACGATGCTAAGTTTGAAAGTAAATTCACTAAAAAAATACTAACCAAAAATGATGATAAACACAGCAATAAAAAAGATAAAAAATTTGCTGCATCTGTTTATGATTTTAGAACAGAAATCTTAAAAATGCAAGATTCTATTGCTCAAGTACAAGAATCTTTGTGGCATCCTAAATCACAACTTTTTGATTTAAGCATTCCTATAGAGTTTGCTGCAATGTATAATTTATTTGAAAAAAATGAATTTGATCAAGAAATGACCTATACTATTATGAAAAAAACAATTAAACAATTTCCTGTTCAAATGAAATCCAACAATAAAAAAGTAAAAGATTTTTTTAAATTAATTTTACGTAGAATTATTCCTATTAAACATGAAGTTCCTCTACGTAAGCACCAGCGTAAAATTATGATGATGGTTGGACCTACTGGTGTTGGAAAAACAACAACTATTGCCAAATTAGCAGCACGTTATGCCTATAAACTGGGACAAAATTATAAAGTAGGTATTATTACTTTAGACTCTTTTAGAGTAGGAGCAATTGAACAATTGCAAGCGTATACAAATATTATGCGTTTGCCTTTAGAAGTGGTTAAAAAACCAGAAGAATTAGTAGAAGCACTGTTGCGCTTAAAAGATTGTAATTATATATTTATAGATACAGCAGGATCCAGCCAATACGATGTAGATAAAATTGAAATGATTAATGAATATCAAAACAGAGTGGATGAAATTCCTATTGATAAAATACTGGTATTACCTGCTAATGTAAAACAAAGTGATCTTTTGGATATTTATACTAACTACTCTCGTTTAAATATTAATTATTTGACATTTACTAAACTGGATGAAACAAAGAGTTTTGGAAATTTAATTTCTTTTTCTCATAAAACGAAAAAATCAATTATTTATTTTTCTATTGGGCAAAATGTTCCTGATGATTTAATAGTTGCTGATGCTTCTTATTTGATTGAATGTTTTTCTCAATGTAAATTGGCGAGAAGATAA
- a CDS encoding P-loop NTPase — translation MFNSISTQAHKLINLASRKEEVNLSNIKSRTKLLTITSGKGGVGKSTFSANIAYVLASKGYKVAILDADIGLANMQVLLDLKPSATLFDYIEGKVKLERVLLKTKYQNITLIAGKSGYQYSKNNSSFVFARIVKDLLALNRFDFLLIDTGAGLNEYVKEFLAISPNILAITTTDPSALTDVYALMKMLSKDKSKLILCYNHTQNYKIGESITNSLVSLAKKNRLNNNFMVEYIGNVSTSKCIPTTGRLRKLFTKEFKNDQVSKELNLIINALLKTIK, via the coding sequence ATGTTTAATTCTATTTCGACCCAAGCACATAAACTAATCAACCTGGCATCAAGAAAAGAAGAAGTTAACCTTAGTAATATTAAGTCTCGTACGAAACTGCTTACCATTACTTCTGGAAAAGGAGGAGTTGGTAAATCAACATTTTCTGCAAATATTGCTTATGTTCTTGCTTCAAAAGGCTATAAGGTAGCTATTTTGGATGCTGATATTGGTTTGGCTAATATGCAAGTATTGCTTGATTTAAAGCCTTCTGCTACTTTGTTTGATTATATAGAAGGAAAAGTAAAACTAGAGCGTGTATTATTAAAAACAAAATATCAAAATATTACTTTGATTGCTGGAAAAAGTGGTTATCAATACAGTAAAAATAACAGTTCTTTTGTTTTTGCACGTATTGTAAAAGATTTACTTGCTTTAAACCGTTTTGATTTTCTTTTAATTGATACAGGAGCTGGTTTAAATGAGTATGTTAAAGAATTTCTGGCTATTTCTCCTAATATCTTAGCAATTACTACAACAGATCCAAGCGCACTTACAGATGTATACGCTTTGATGAAAATGTTATCCAAAGATAAATCTAAGCTTATATTGTGCTATAACCATACTCAAAACTATAAAATTGGGGAATCTATCACAAATTCTTTGGTTTCTTTAGCTAAAAAGAATAGATTAAACAATAACTTTATGGTAGAATATATCGGTAATGTGTCGACATCTAAGTGTATTCCAACAACAGGAAGACTTAGAAAACTCTTCACAAAAGAATTTAAAAATGACCAAGTAAGTAAAGAACTTAATCTAATTATTAACGCTTTACTTAAAACAATTAAATAA
- a CDS encoding tetratricopeptide repeat protein: MTLQVEFNKAVLLLEKEEYEKAIAILKRTAQIIQIPSFLNIGIAYYKLNSIHNAKLYLNKIYNYKAAKKTQTYSYMSAAYYLYQITNEVKYLESIINIGRKNKNMSEHSKRMMADTYIILKEYAKAITILKTMHFPLNLKTAMLHLKVKNYIQAEIFLQRAYENTVNLDKKHKILWLMVFRDLKANELVKLKEHLSIINKKKSIFSANLSMPLKMYFNKNKYSSEEYFSFIKNFSKDRMIDYIIYFAPFIFSDNEEIIYDSAKGFIFKSRQNLDSLEEMLDYNINFLNIIKDDPIIRIKKLKAFIKEDTKSYVYYNLALCYGQINDYHNAFKYFEKAYKLNPGNKLYAVMTLITADKIHLKVRDKEYIQSNVKSNDGLFIYFGHSLYKLFMDEKFNVKGNSKDYEHSVFYKSLSFLEAMKKGELSINEPLLKDYFRDPFVYLLKLSIKQKNESDFEYRIRLQDTIPLVLNNNFLEGPLIITSFYVDILKALSLFDRAHLDITGKTTPSYLRTKALLKLHKGESQETIDILEELQLNYGLEDKYTMYLIVAALLQANQYADASIQVSLIKAILNDQDADFLTGVQLIQDLKISSATQYFKGPYHDSLIDFTLKNFDKYLESL; the protein is encoded by the coding sequence ATGACTTTGCAAGTGGAGTTTAATAAAGCCGTACTTCTTCTTGAAAAAGAAGAATATGAGAAAGCCATTGCTATTTTAAAACGAACAGCGCAAATAATTCAAATCCCCTCTTTTTTAAATATTGGAATTGCTTATTATAAATTAAATTCTATTCACAACGCTAAACTTTATTTAAATAAAATTTACAATTACAAAGCTGCAAAAAAAACTCAAACTTATTCTTATATGAGTGCAGCATATTATTTATATCAAATCACTAATGAAGTAAAATATTTGGAGAGTATTATAAATATTGGTCGTAAAAACAAAAATATGAGTGAACATTCTAAACGAATGATGGCAGATACTTATATTATTTTAAAAGAGTATGCAAAAGCTATAACAATTCTAAAAACAATGCATTTCCCTTTAAATCTTAAAACAGCAATGTTGCATTTAAAAGTAAAAAATTATATTCAAGCAGAGATTTTTTTACAACGTGCTTATGAAAATACAGTTAATTTAGATAAAAAACATAAAATTCTTTGGTTAATGGTTTTTAGAGATTTAAAAGCAAATGAACTTGTGAAATTAAAAGAACATCTATCAATAATTAATAAGAAAAAATCTATTTTTTCGGCCAATTTAAGCATGCCTTTGAAAATGTATTTTAATAAAAATAAATATAGTAGTGAAGAATATTTTTCTTTTATTAAAAATTTTTCTAAGGACCGTATGATTGATTATATTATTTATTTTGCGCCTTTTATATTTTCTGATAATGAAGAAATTATTTATGATTCGGCAAAAGGATTTATCTTTAAATCAAGACAAAATCTTGATTCTTTAGAAGAAATGTTAGATTATAATATTAATTTTTTAAATATAATAAAAGACGATCCCATTATTAGAATTAAAAAATTAAAAGCATTTATAAAAGAAGATACTAAATCGTATGTATACTACAATTTAGCGCTTTGTTATGGGCAAATCAATGATTATCACAATGCTTTTAAATACTTCGAAAAAGCCTATAAATTAAATCCAGGAAATAAACTCTATGCTGTTATGACTTTAATAACAGCAGATAAAATACACTTAAAAGTTAGAGATAAAGAATATATTCAAAGTAATGTTAAATCAAATGATGGCTTATTTATATATTTTGGACACAGTTTGTATAAATTATTTATGGATGAAAAGTTTAATGTCAAAGGAAACTCAAAAGATTATGAACACAGCGTTTTTTATAAATCTTTATCTTTTTTAGAGGCTATGAAGAAAGGTGAGCTTAGCATTAATGAACCCTTATTAAAAGATTATTTTAGAGATCCTTTTGTATATTTACTGAAATTAAGTATAAAACAAAAAAATGAAAGTGATTTTGAATATCGTATACGATTACAAGATACTATTCCTCTAGTACTTAATAATAATTTTTTAGAAGGCCCTTTAATTATTACTTCTTTTTATGTTGATATTTTAAAAGCACTTAGTTTATTTGATAGAGCACACTTAGATATTACGGGAAAAACTACTCCTTCTTATTTAAGAACAAAAGCTCTGCTTAAATTGCATAAGGGAGAATCCCAAGAAACAATTGATATTTTGGAAGAATTACAATTAAATTATGGTCTGGAAGATAAATATACTATGTACCTAATAGTAGCAGCTTTATTGCAAGCAAATCAGTATGCTGATGCTTCTATTCAAGTCTCTCTTATTAAGGCTATTTTAAATGACCAAGATGCTGATTTTTTGACAGGAGTGCAATTGATTCAAGATTTAAAAATTTCCAGTGCCACACAATATTTTAAAGGCCCTTATCATGATTCTTTAATTGATTTTACCTTAAAAAACTTTGATAAATATTTGGAATCTCTTTAA
- a CDS encoding flagellar hook-basal body complex protein has translation MISALWTGISGLATQQKALDNEAHNIANVNTVGYKATRISFADQLYQDKIGKGSKVLDAEKIFTQGGRKQTGVAYDMALNGEGFFAVSNKSSAGTSEVFYTRAGNFRMGDNGTLQDAQGNEVQGWALSPIDPQKDVLSTNPDTSVFTDLYTELLSSKVVKYSNYIETVTAKATDYTETAVKDAEIIFNGGGAKSKAAKTSDVDLLIQSYTSWLEKLQAEPDALSSSSRTQVSQLNFKGDTLKKENDQIYVFIDGDKIAQDFINKVADETLTPASVGDLTGDGIIDASDADLAASRIATYKALADKISEKQGYTATTITNGTAYDSSDPYSNTYSDTDIFKSSTKDLDVLHGMIQIKGLVPGVEFTIKEHAEVSGTQVTQGSLNISGSQTAAEEGSGLGAVTSAKQALSDAIVGKQRDVYRPEDLGIEYNATSSLITSPTEFDYSISIYDKDLGKNITLTAATSPLAESIIGTPLQTVLENLAEKINSDINLKSYIEAEVINGNLVVKTLDSNSDVEFSGTLKSNETTYTPLSNQNETYTTTASNDTASATDSTLDLTTMNIPAFPVSGQFVFSYVQAGTTINANFSGSYANLAAITTAMNTAAAALGNGVTVSGAGIIAHATDVITSSKLSFENDVVRGIDGTTLVTVSGTGGTASETIDLSATTLSFPVKEFTFNYVDTNVLVGTQALTVTGPFATMDEIGIAMQNAANLVSTGSASYNSTTDILTLTGTSITSLSVNIDQADRSVLDLSSYTYPLTTNDTIEFTYNDNGTVRNVQINPSAFVDADALGAAIATLSGNKVTYDSGSTSLIILAANSTDTMTTSKLVITTNNAPSTALAILDKNADYSGRQGAGAEFMEIVTTINQTTTQDSLQLRLDTLNISDSAFGEFSVDETGLVTMKQDGAEYAIGQIAVAKFNNMRGLEAIGNNLYQKTNNSGDAIFNVNNNKTALIESKSLELSTADLSESLVNLMVFQRAFEANAKSITTADSLLTTLIALKR, from the coding sequence ATGATTTCAGCACTTTGGACAGGTATTTCTGGACTAGCAACACAACAAAAAGCTTTAGATAATGAAGCACACAATATTGCAAATGTAAATACTGTGGGATACAAAGCCACAAGAATTTCTTTTGCGGATCAATTGTACCAAGATAAAATTGGTAAAGGATCAAAAGTACTAGATGCTGAAAAAATCTTTACTCAAGGGGGTCGTAAACAAACAGGTGTTGCTTACGATATGGCTCTAAATGGAGAAGGTTTTTTTGCAGTATCAAATAAAAGTTCTGCAGGAACTTCAGAAGTCTTTTATACAAGAGCTGGAAACTTTAGAATGGGCGACAATGGAACCTTACAAGATGCCCAAGGAAATGAAGTTCAAGGTTGGGCTCTGAGTCCAATTGATCCTCAAAAAGATGTACTTTCAACCAATCCTGATACTTCAGTATTTACCGATTTGTATACAGAACTTTTATCTTCAAAAGTAGTTAAGTATTCAAATTATATAGAAACAGTAACTGCAAAAGCTACAGATTATACTGAAACAGCAGTTAAAGATGCAGAAATTATATTTAATGGGGGAGGAGCTAAATCAAAAGCTGCTAAAACTTCTGATGTTGATCTGTTAATTCAGAGTTATACCTCTTGGTTAGAAAAACTACAAGCAGAACCTGATGCATTATCTTCAAGTTCAAGAACTCAAGTTTCTCAATTAAATTTTAAAGGAGATACTCTTAAAAAAGAAAATGATCAAATTTATGTATTTATTGATGGGGATAAAATTGCACAAGATTTTATTAATAAGGTTGCGGATGAAACCCTAACACCTGCTTCTGTTGGAGATTTAACAGGTGATGGTATTATTGATGCTTCCGATGCGGATTTAGCAGCAAGTAGAATTGCTACGTATAAAGCACTTGCGGATAAAATATCTGAAAAACAAGGATATACTGCAACTACTATTACAAATGGGACTGCTTATGACAGTAGTGATCCATATTCTAATACCTATTCAGATACAGATATTTTTAAAAGTTCTACAAAAGATTTAGATGTTCTACATGGAATGATTCAAATTAAAGGTTTAGTACCTGGTGTTGAATTTACGATTAAAGAACATGCAGAAGTATCTGGAACACAAGTAACACAAGGTAGTCTTAATATTTCGGGAAGTCAAACAGCAGCTGAAGAAGGAAGTGGATTAGGAGCTGTTACATCTGCTAAACAAGCTTTATCTGATGCCATTGTTGGAAAACAAAGAGATGTATACAGACCTGAGGATTTAGGAATAGAATATAATGCTACTTCTTCTTTAATTACTTCTCCTACAGAATTTGATTACAGTATTTCAATTTACGATAAAGATTTAGGAAAAAACATTACACTTACAGCAGCCACTAGTCCTTTAGCTGAATCAATAATTGGTACTCCCTTACAAACTGTTTTAGAAAATTTAGCTGAAAAAATAAACAGTGATATTAATTTAAAATCTTATATTGAAGCAGAAGTAATTAATGGAAACTTAGTTGTTAAAACACTTGATAGTAATTCAGATGTAGAATTTTCAGGTACTTTAAAATCAAATGAAACTACTTATACTCCTTTGTCAAATCAAAATGAAACATATACTACTACTGCTTCAAATGATACAGCATCAGCTACAGATAGTACACTTGATCTTACGACTATGAATATTCCTGCTTTTCCAGTTTCTGGACAATTTGTATTTTCATATGTACAAGCAGGAACTACAATCAATGCAAATTTTTCTGGATCTTATGCTAATTTAGCTGCTATCACTACTGCTATGAATACTGCTGCTGCTGCTTTAGGTAACGGTGTTACGGTATCTGGTGCTGGAATTATTGCTCATGCAACGGATGTTATTACAAGTTCTAAACTATCATTTGAAAATGATGTAGTAAGAGGAATTGATGGAACTACATTAGTTACTGTATCTGGTACTGGTGGAACAGCTAGTGAAACAATTGATTTATCTGCTACTACTTTAAGTTTTCCTGTAAAAGAATTTACTTTTAATTATGTAGATACAAATGTTTTAGTTGGTACACAAGCTCTTACTGTTACAGGTCCTTTTGCTACTATGGATGAAATTGGTATAGCTATGCAAAATGCAGCAAATCTTGTAAGTACTGGTAGTGCAAGCTACAATAGTACTACAGATATTTTAACACTTACCGGAACAAGTATTACCTCTTTATCTGTTAATATTGATCAAGCAGATCGCTCTGTTTTAGATCTAAGTTCTTATACTTATCCTTTAACTACCAATGATACTATTGAATTTACTTACAATGATAATGGAACGGTACGTAATGTACAAATAAATCCATCCGCTTTTGTAGATGCAGATGCACTTGGTGCAGCTATTGCCACTTTATCAGGAAATAAAGTGACTTATGATTCTGGTAGTACTAGTTTAATTATTCTTGCTGCGAACAGTACAGATACTATGACTACTTCTAAATTAGTTATTACTACAAATAATGCTCCTTCAACTGCTTTAGCAATTTTAGATAAAAATGCAGATTATTCTGGCCGTCAAGGTGCAGGTGCTGAGTTTATGGAAATCGTAACTACTATTAATCAAACCACCACACAAGATTCCTTACAGCTAAGATTGGATACATTAAACATATCAGACAGTGCTTTTGGTGAATTTTCAGTTGATGAAACAGGCCTAGTAACTATGAAACAAGATGGGGCTGAATATGCTATTGGTCAAATTGCTGTTGCTAAGTTTAATAATATGCGTGGATTAGAAGCAATTGGTAATAACTTGTATCAAAAAACCAATAATTCTGGTGATGCCATTTTTAATGTAAACAACAATAAAACAGCTTTGATTGAGTCTAAATCTTTAGAATTATCAACTGCAGATTTGTCTGAAAGTTTGGTTAATTTAATGGTATTTCAAAGAGCTTTTGAAGCCAATGCAAAATCAATTACTACAGCAGATTCACTGTTAACAACATTAATAGCCTTAAAACGATAA
- a CDS encoding OmpA family protein → MADKKCPECEKCLPGWLVQFGDLMSLLLTFFILLLSMAVMDKTKVEEYFDVMKKAMGFLDQNSDVREQTDMYGSSDTTGSEESDSADVNEQAAAEIEEILEEINQSTNIETEQLEITKGKNEFTLDIPSSLMFNEGEYELSNRSAKVFIAKIARVIRTMPQNFSIEIIGHTNSNTVTGNSLPRDGWDLSALRAISVVKELIKNRIDPAQLKVSGYSSFHPKSEVAAENRRVEMKFYSDESQSNLLEEESFFDRLE, encoded by the coding sequence ATGGCTGATAAAAAATGTCCTGAATGTGAAAAATGTTTACCTGGTTGGCTGGTTCAATTTGGTGACCTAATGTCTTTGTTATTAACTTTTTTTATTCTATTATTGTCTATGGCTGTAATGGATAAAACTAAAGTTGAAGAGTATTTTGATGTAATGAAAAAAGCCATGGGTTTTTTAGATCAAAATTCGGATGTCAGAGAACAAACGGATATGTATGGTTCTAGTGATACAACGGGCTCAGAAGAATCTGATTCTGCAGATGTTAATGAACAAGCGGCGGCTGAAATAGAAGAAATTTTAGAAGAAATTAATCAAAGTACTAATATTGAAACCGAACAGTTAGAAATAACTAAGGGTAAAAATGAGTTTACTTTGGATATCCCTTCAAGTTTGATGTTTAATGAAGGTGAATATGAATTAAGCAATAGAAGTGCCAAAGTATTTATTGCTAAAATTGCAAGAGTAATTAGAACCATGCCTCAAAATTTCTCTATAGAAATTATAGGACATACTAATTCTAACACAGTAACAGGAAATTCTTTGCCAAGAGATGGTTGGGATTTATCTGCGTTAAGAGCTATTTCAGTTGTTAAAGAATTAATAAAAAATAGAATTGATCCTGCACAATTAAAAGTATCTGGTTATTCTTCTTTTCACCCAAAAAGTGAAGTTGCAGCAGAAAATAGAAGAGTTGAAATGAAATTTTACTCTGATGAAAGTCAAAGTAATTTACTAGAAGAAGAAAGTTTCTTTGATAGGTTGGAATAA